A single Methanocaldococcus bathoardescens DNA region contains:
- a CDS encoding MBL fold metallo-hydrolase, giving the protein MKICVMDVGHGLCMPICVSADFKKIEVFTEKRWGIFGKISIEYAEHALVDCGSYNGKEKAFYALHRVSSYISRYTPKYFILSHFHSDHYNGIFCVADKGNHWKGWFDEVYFPGIPKIYDNGKDISNEFILYMLSFEFFQIYNNYGIVNIDFLDLIFKINDKCKLNPCFKGDFIKIRGKTFEILHPPRIIKDDEVVESVKKVIKEFKQFMKDYREFEEIVKFVERYSPLYNIVVQKNMKYEKFNGKKHEETYEILEKLKNLKDRISEKENFKKKIEDLDEKFRGITDRLSLVFCCDNELLFMGDLKPYEINKIIKELNSKNRKFFYVLITPHHGTRWGYKLKDIECIYAISSNGEKYKDKFEKNIPKFKKISENYLSTLEEGDIIISIKSTPKCLCPWGRCFPF; this is encoded by the coding sequence ATGAAAATTTGTGTAATGGACGTGGGACACGGATTATGTATGCCTATCTGTGTTAGTGCAGATTTTAAGAAAATAGAGGTTTTTACGGAAAAGAGATGGGGTATCTTTGGTAAGATTTCCATAGAATATGCAGAACATGCGTTAGTTGATTGTGGTAGTTATAATGGTAAAGAAAAAGCATTTTATGCTTTACACAGAGTATCTTCATATATATCAAGATATACACCGAAATATTTTATATTATCCCACTTTCATTCTGACCATTACAATGGTATTTTTTGTGTAGCAGATAAAGGAAATCATTGGAAGGGATGGTTTGATGAAGTATATTTTCCGGGAATTCCAAAGATTTATGATAATGGTAAGGATATTTCAAATGAATTTATTTTGTATATGTTATCATTTGAATTTTTTCAGATTTATAATAATTATGGTATAGTCAATATTGATTTTTTAGATTTAATATTCAAAATAAATGATAAATGCAAACTTAATCCATGTTTTAAAGGGGATTTTATAAAAATTAGGGGGAAAACCTTTGAAATATTGCATCCACCAAGAATTATCAAAGATGATGAGGTTGTAGAAAGTGTGAAAAAAGTGATAAAAGAATTTAAACAATTTATGAAGGATTACCGTGAATTTGAGGAGATCGTTAAATTTGTTGAAAGATATAGTCCGTTATATAATATAGTCGTCCAAAAAAACATGAAATATGAAAAATTTAATGGAAAAAAACATGAGGAAACATATGAAATTTTAGAAAAATTAAAAAATTTAAAAGATAGAATTAGTGAAAAAGAAAATTTTAAAAAGAAAATTGAAGATCTTGACGAAAAATTTAGGGGTATTACTGATCGTTTAAGTTTAGTGTTTTGTTGTGATAATGAATTGTTATTTATGGGGGATCTGAAACCGTATGAGATAAATAAAATAATAAAAGAATTAAACAGTAAAAATAGGAAATTCTTTTATGTGTTGATAACTCCACATCATGGGACACGATGGGGTTATAAGCTAAAAGATATTGAATGCATATACGCAATCTCTTCAAATGGAGAAAAATATAAAGATAAGTTTGAAAAAAATATTCCAAAATTTAAAAAAATTTCAGAAAATTATCTATCTACTTTAGAAGAGGGAGATATAATAATATCAATAAAATCAACTCCCAAATGTTTATGCCCATGGGGGAGATGTTTTCCATTTTAA
- the hmdC gene encoding 5,10-methenyltetrahydromethanopterin hydrogenase cofactor biosynthesis protein HmdC, with product MRELIKEAVNNLDSALELRKIVIKKLNEKKLKESDIIEVVDVVDDLSLEEIQKLGSNLRKFPMGCDLIEIAVGPCSSSLTLTQFIENCILTDYIGFPIHICSYAVADIAEKEGLNPIDVLKMVLENVDVPIDIDHFGMYGAMRFPKEITHCYGDCYFKGPPFKGCPRDRIHKRLIEKEKEHADEFEEWVRLASTVCINVVEEQGGEEHAAPLEEMEVVAKTAKKYGKGLEGIFHIGDGYDDLITGIKACIDLDVDVFVVEGAPFNRAKDRLKAFAKAIAVSRILVKGGVVATNGAYEDECRIGLRSGLNAIITGFPLNHHGYMCGYSPETAKRGNFGLRRVIRIIREEIKAGNVNASFIDKDIVKAIALGNNFLKGNIYPYSIGGFYLGDAHWASIKESNLCRKLKVNKTIDDISTDKIGLIGGRYISWAIAEKAEEVYISDTDSWVEKATIKILNDAGINAYPCNGDDKKAVESSEKAYITTFIPNIALKILNKIKDNKVELLI from the coding sequence ATGAGAGAACTCATTAAAGAAGCCGTAAATAATTTAGATTCAGCATTAGAATTAAGAAAAATAGTAATAAAAAAATTAAATGAGAAAAAATTAAAAGAAAGCGATATAATTGAGGTTGTTGATGTGGTTGATGATTTATCTTTGGAAGAGATTCAAAAGCTTGGAAGTAATTTAAGAAAATTTCCAATGGGCTGTGATTTAATAGAAATTGCTGTAGGGCCGTGTTCATCATCATTAACATTAACTCAATTTATTGAAAATTGCATATTAACTGATTATATAGGATTTCCAATTCATATCTGCAGTTATGCAGTGGCAGATATTGCTGAAAAAGAAGGATTAAATCCTATAGATGTTTTAAAAATGGTTTTAGAAAATGTTGATGTGCCAATAGATATAGACCACTTTGGAATGTATGGAGCTATGAGGTTTCCAAAGGAAATAACTCATTGTTATGGAGATTGTTATTTTAAAGGCCCACCATTTAAGGGCTGTCCAAGAGATAGGATTCATAAGAGATTGATAGAGAAAGAGAAGGAACATGCCGATGAGTTTGAGGAATGGGTTAGGTTAGCTTCTACTGTATGTATAAATGTGGTTGAGGAGCAAGGTGGAGAGGAGCATGCAGCCCCGTTAGAGGAGATGGAAGTTGTTGCAAAAACAGCAAAAAAATATGGCAAGGGTTTGGAAGGCATTTTCCACATTGGAGATGGATATGATGATTTAATAACTGGAATTAAGGCATGTATTGACTTAGATGTTGATGTATTTGTTGTTGAAGGAGCACCATTTAACAGGGCTAAAGATAGATTGAAAGCTTTTGCTAAGGCAATAGCTGTTTCAAGAATTTTAGTTAAAGGAGGGGTTGTGGCAACAAATGGAGCTTATGAGGATGAATGTAGAATTGGATTAAGAAGTGGTTTAAATGCTATAATAACTGGGTTTCCATTAAATCACCATGGGTATATGTGCGGCTATAGCCCAGAAACAGCAAAGAGAGGAAATTTTGGTTTAAGAAGAGTTATAAGAATAATTAGAGAGGAAATAAAAGCAGGAAATGTTAATGCAAGTTTTATAGATAAGGATATAGTTAAAGCAATTGCCTTAGGAAACAACTTTTTAAAAGGAAATATCTATCCTTACAGCATTGGAGGGTTTTATTTAGGAGATGCACACTGGGCATCTATAAAGGAGAGTAATCTATGTAGAAAATTAAAAGTAAATAAGACAATTGATGACATCTCTACTGATAAAATTGGATTAATTGGGGGAAGATATATAAGTTGGGCAATTGCTGAAAAGGCAGAGGAGGTTTATATTTCAGATACGGATAGTTGGGTAGAGAAAGCTACTATTAAGATTTTAAATGATGCTGGCATCAATGCCTATCCATGCAATGGAGATGATAAAAAAGCTGTAGAGAGTTCAGAAAAAGCATATATAACAACCTTTATCCCAAATATTGCTTTGAAAATACTTAATAAGATTAAGGATAATAAAGTTGAGCTTTTAATTTAA
- the hmdB gene encoding 5,10-methenyltetrahydromethanopterin hydrogenase cofactor biosynthesis protein HmdB, with the protein MIFEKIEENFKELKEGNKEFIKNGLIDEDEALKLFKIDKWRDYLELFRLASEVRDFFKKEIEITSTIHITNICKINPKCLYCGFAAGTSKEGYYKPFRLNDEEIKKSAIAIEESGIKRVSCSSAHGYQGKEVVRALKIVKENTNLEVLVNAGADLTEESVKELKKYGINTICCNLETVNEELFKKVKPGEELEDRIRVCKLVNKYDIELSSGLLIGIGESYEDRVEHLFYLKNELDVGEIPIMGFNPYKGTPMENHPKCSALEQAKTIAITRLLFPNIRITSPTPTIGAELVQFALLGGASNVATVIPKNHPINVKGVGNPKTGNLEEVVNMIMDLGLKPKLDWKKFENYLKAYGK; encoded by the coding sequence ATGATATTTGAAAAAATAGAGGAGAATTTTAAAGAATTAAAAGAAGGAAATAAAGAATTTATAAAAAATGGACTTATAGATGAAGATGAAGCGTTAAAACTATTTAAAATAGATAAATGGAGAGATTATTTAGAATTATTTAGATTAGCTTCAGAAGTTAGGGACTTTTTTAAGAAAGAGATTGAAATAACTTCTACTATACATATAACCAATATTTGTAAGATTAATCCAAAATGCCTATATTGTGGCTTTGCCGCTGGAACTTCAAAAGAGGGATATTATAAACCATTTAGATTAAATGACGAGGAAATAAAAAAATCAGCAATAGCAATTGAAGAAAGTGGAATAAAAAGAGTTAGTTGCTCTTCTGCACATGGTTATCAAGGAAAAGAAGTGGTAAGAGCTTTAAAAATAGTTAAGGAAAATACAAACTTGGAGGTTTTAGTTAATGCTGGAGCTGATTTAACAGAAGAATCAGTAAAGGAGCTCAAAAAATATGGGATTAATACAATTTGCTGTAATTTAGAAACTGTAAATGAAGAGTTATTTAAAAAGGTTAAGCCAGGGGAAGAGTTGGAAGATAGGATAAGGGTTTGTAAATTAGTTAATAAATATGATATTGAGCTATCTTCTGGTTTGTTAATTGGTATTGGGGAGAGTTATGAGGATAGAGTAGAGCATTTATTTTATTTAAAAAACGAGTTGGATGTTGGAGAAATTCCTATAATGGGATTCAATCCCTATAAAGGAACACCGATGGAAAACCATCCAAAATGTTCTGCCTTAGAGCAGGCAAAAACAATAGCTATAACAAGGCTGTTATTCCCAAATATAAGAATAACATCACCAACACCAACAATTGGTGCAGAGTTAGTGCAATTTGCTTTGTTAGGTGGAGCGAGTAATGTAGCAACAGTTATTCCAAAAAATCACCCAATAAATGTAAAAGGAGTAGGAAATCCAAAAACAGGAAATTTGGAAGAAGTAGTTAATATGATTATGGATTTAGGATTAAAACCAAAATTGGATTGGAAGAAGTTTGAAAACTATTTAAAAGCTTATGGAAAATAA
- the hmd gene encoding 5,10-methenyltetrahydromethanopterin hydrogenase yields the protein MKIAILGAGCYRTHAAAGITNFMRASQVANEVGKPEIALTHSTITMGAELLHLVPDVKEVIVSDPCFAEEPGLVVIDEFDPKEVMEAHLNGNPESIMPKIREVVKAKAKELPKPPKACIHFVHPEDVGLKVTSDDKEAVADADIILTWLPKGNKQPDIIKKFADAIPEGAIVTHACTIPTTKFAKIFKDLGRDDLNITSYHPGCVPEMKGQVYIAEGYASEEAVNKLYEIAKIARGNAFKMPANLIGPVCDMCSAVTATVYAGLLAYRDAVTKILGAPADFAQMMADEALTQIHNLMKEKGIANMEEALDPAALLGTADSMCFGPLADILPTALKVLEKHKKE from the coding sequence GTGAAAATAGCAATCTTAGGGGCTGGATGTTACAGAACACACGCAGCTGCAGGGATTACAAACTTCATGAGAGCATCACAAGTTGCTAATGAAGTCGGAAAACCAGAAATTGCTTTAACACACTCAACAATCACAATGGGAGCTGAGCTTTTACACTTAGTTCCTGATGTTAAAGAAGTTATTGTTTCAGACCCATGTTTTGCTGAAGAGCCAGGATTAGTTGTTATTGATGAATTTGACCCAAAAGAAGTTATGGAAGCTCATTTAAATGGAAATCCAGAAAGTATAATGCCAAAAATTAGAGAAGTTGTTAAGGCAAAAGCAAAAGAGTTACCAAAACCACCAAAAGCATGTATACACTTTGTCCACCCAGAAGATGTTGGTTTAAAAGTTACATCAGATGATAAAGAGGCAGTTGCAGATGCAGATATTATTTTAACATGGTTACCAAAAGGAAACAAACAGCCAGACATTATTAAGAAATTTGCAGATGCAATTCCAGAAGGAGCTATTGTAACCCACGCATGTACAATTCCAACAACAAAATTCGCAAAAATCTTCAAAGATTTAGGAAGAGATGACTTAAACATAACCTCATACCACCCAGGATGTGTTCCAGAGATGAAAGGACAAGTTTACATTGCTGAAGGTTATGCAAGTGAAGAAGCAGTTAACAAATTATATGAAATCGCTAAGATTGCAAGAGGAAATGCATTTAAGATGCCTGCTAACTTAATTGGTCCAGTTTGTGACATGTGTTCAGCAGTTACAGCAACTGTCTATGCTGGTTTATTAGCTTACAGAGATGCAGTTACAAAAATCTTAGGAGCACCTGCTGACTTCGCTCAAATGATGGCTGATGAAGCTTTAACACAAATACACAACTTAATGAAAGAGAAAGGAATTGCTAACATGGAAGAAGCATTAGACCCAGCTGCATTATTAGGAACAGCAGACAGTATGTGCTTCGGTCCATTAGCAGATATCTTACCAACAGCATTGAAGGTATTAGAGAAACACAAAAAAGAATAA
- a CDS encoding cyclase family protein translates to MKILDLTQTLINFPYPGDPELKITEKEIDGFIVSEIVMGSHLCTHIDYPKHVGLENKIPFKGGIIEGKGYCISLNDFEMNKLPVCDILLIYTGFSKYWKRKEYFEEIPEIPFLDDIIKSNIKCIGIDACTIGGFEEHKKLLSKNILIIENLNENLKNLVGKSFYFLGLPLKIFDIDASPIRCIAILDFF, encoded by the coding sequence ATGAAAATCTTAGATTTAACTCAAACTCTAATTAACTTTCCCTATCCCGGAGACCCAGAGCTAAAAATCACTGAAAAAGAGATAGATGGATTTATAGTATCAGAAATTGTTATGGGCTCTCATCTATGCACACACATAGATTATCCAAAACATGTAGGATTGGAAAATAAAATTCCGTTTAAAGGTGGGATAATTGAGGGAAAAGGATATTGTATATCTTTGAATGATTTTGAGATGAATAAATTGCCTGTTTGTGATATATTACTAATTTATACAGGATTTTCTAAATATTGGAAGAGAAAGGAATATTTTGAGGAAATTCCAGAAATACCATTTTTAGATGATATTATTAAAAGCAACATAAAATGTATTGGCATAGATGCATGCACAATTGGTGGATTTGAGGAGCATAAAAAGCTATTATCAAAAAATATTTTAATTATTGAAAATCTAAATGAAAATTTGAAAAATTTAGTTGGAAAAAGCTTCTATTTTTTAGGATTGCCGTTAAAGATATTTGATATTGATGCCTCGCCTATCAGATGTATTGCTATTTTAGATTTCTTTTAG
- a CDS encoding Gar1/Naf1 family protein: MKIEILHKTPKGFLIGRGKREIKIGSVVIFKNKKIGKVVDIFGPVAKPYIKILPINKDIDVSGIAYIKNDKSKYKNSKKKN, from the coding sequence TTGAAAATAGAAATACTTCACAAAACGCCAAAGGGTTTCTTGATAGGTAGAGGAAAGAGAGAGATAAAGATTGGTTCAGTTGTTATTTTTAAAAATAAGAAAATTGGCAAGGTAGTTGATATTTTTGGACCTGTAGCTAAACCGTATATAAAAATACTCCCTATTAACAAAGACATAGACGTTTCTGGGATTGCATATATTAAAAACGATAAATCCAAATATAAAAATTCTAAGAAGAAAAATTAA
- a CDS encoding ATPase, T2SS/T4P/T4SS family, producing the protein MGLFDKIQKKTEKSLRESTTASSKKDDILTPTIKNDITLKKENFGVNGILDSYTVTIDEISVDIVIKKEGGFIYYLIPEIEKINTALSKLSKDNINLIKMQIGDLGLIEYSQIKNYLSDFSTKYNLNIPYIDSLAKYFYLISGRLGLLEIPINDDRLEEIMVNGYNLPVFVFHRKHQMCETNIVLDRNEVDRIIESIANLVNRPIDSRFPMLDAFLPDGSRVNATTADITMNGATLTIRKFSKNPLTVIDLINFGTLDIDTAAFLWQAVEGYFGAKPANTLIVGGTGSGKTTLLNVLSLFSMYNERIITIEDTPELQIPHKHVIKMVTRPARPGMPEYEITMDDLIKNALRMRPDRIFVGEVRGEEAHSLLVAMNTGHDGALAYDEPIYLSDGNVVKIGDFVDKFFNNRKGKKERNGFEWINIEDENIFIKSFNKSTLKIEDKRITRVWRKRYRGKLLKIKTKSGKEITLTHDHPIYKMNNKIFEINAEMAKVGDYIALPRELKINGKENIENPSSKNELYKINTLNSNELKILANSDIYWDEIVDIQEIYYDGYIYDLTVEDNHTYIAGKYGGIIVSNCSGTLHANSADEAILRLTSPPMNVPKIMLTALDFIINQQRIRRAGKTVRRILGIVEIVKGGGEGHKIAKTTLYEYNGLKDRLERKGICMWEEEVCEIAGISREELLRDRENRKRVISYLYKNNIRQLEDVAKYIMNYQTDPEKLLKSISI; encoded by the coding sequence GTGGGATTGTTTGATAAAATTCAAAAAAAGACTGAAAAAAGCCTTAGAGAATCTACAACAGCAAGCTCTAAAAAAGATGATATTCTAACCCCAACAATAAAAAACGACATTACATTAAAAAAAGAGAATTTTGGAGTTAATGGGATATTAGACTCTTATACTGTTACTATTGATGAAATAAGTGTTGATATTGTAATAAAAAAAGAAGGAGGTTTTATATATTATCTAATTCCTGAAATTGAAAAAATTAACACTGCTTTATCAAAGCTCTCAAAAGATAACATAAACTTAATAAAAATGCAGATTGGAGATTTAGGATTGATAGAATACAGCCAAATAAAAAATTACTTATCAGATTTCTCTACAAAATATAATCTAAACATTCCATATATCGATTCATTAGCAAAATATTTCTACCTAATATCGGGTAGGTTAGGTTTATTAGAAATTCCAATAAATGACGATAGATTAGAAGAAATAATGGTTAATGGTTACAATCTTCCAGTTTTTGTATTTCACAGGAAACATCAGATGTGTGAAACAAATATAGTATTAGATAGAAATGAAGTAGATAGGATTATTGAAAGTATTGCAAATTTGGTTAATAGGCCAATAGATTCAAGATTTCCAATGCTCGATGCATTTTTACCAGATGGAAGTAGGGTTAATGCTACAACAGCAGATATTACAATGAATGGAGCTACACTAACTATAAGAAAGTTCTCAAAAAATCCATTAACTGTTATAGATTTAATAAACTTTGGAACTTTAGATATAGATACTGCAGCTTTTTTATGGCAGGCAGTTGAGGGCTATTTTGGAGCAAAACCAGCTAATACATTAATAGTCGGTGGGACAGGTTCTGGAAAAACCACTCTACTAAATGTTTTATCTCTATTTTCAATGTATAATGAAAGAATTATTACCATAGAAGACACTCCAGAATTGCAAATTCCTCATAAACACGTTATAAAAATGGTTACAAGACCTGCAAGACCTGGAATGCCTGAATATGAAATTACCATGGATGATTTAATTAAAAATGCTCTAAGAATGAGGCCAGATAGAATATTTGTCGGAGAAGTTAGAGGGGAAGAAGCTCATTCACTGCTTGTTGCTATGAATACGGGGCATGATGGGGCTTTGGCTTATGATGAACCTATTTATCTATCAGATGGAAATGTTGTTAAAATTGGGGACTTTGTTGATAAGTTTTTCAATAATAGAAAAGGTAAAAAAGAAAGGAATGGATTCGAATGGATAAATATTGAAGATGAAAATATCTTTATTAAAAGTTTTAATAAATCAACATTAAAAATTGAAGATAAAAGAATAACAAGGGTCTGGAGGAAAAGATACAGAGGAAAGCTATTAAAAATAAAAACTAAGAGCGGAAAAGAAATAACATTAACTCATGACCATCCAATATACAAGATGAACAACAAAATATTTGAGATTAATGCAGAAATGGCTAAAGTTGGAGATTATATTGCACTTCCAAGAGAATTAAAAATTAATGGGAAAGAAAATATAGAAAATCCATCATCAAAAAACGAATTATACAAAATTAATACTCTAAACTCTAACGAATTAAAAATTTTAGCAAATTCAGATATATATTGGGATGAGATAGTTGATATTCAAGAAATTTATTATGATGGATACATTTATGACTTAACAGTTGAAGATAACCACACCTATATTGCTGGAAAATATGGAGGAATTATTGTTTCAAACTGCTCAGGGACATTACATGCCAATAGTGCTGACGAAGCTATTTTAAGATTAACAAGCCCACCAATGAATGTTCCAAAGATTATGCTAACAGCGTTAGATTTTATTATAAACCAGCAGAGAATTAGAAGAGCTGGAAAAACTGTAAGAAGAATTTTGGGAATTGTAGAGATTGTTAAAGGTGGTGGAGAAGGTCATAAAATTGCCAAAACTACACTTTATGAATACAATGGTCTAAAAGACCGTTTAGAAAGAAAAGGAATATGTATGTGGGAAGAGGAAGTTTGTGAAATTGCTGGAATTTCAAGAGAGGAATTATTAAGAGATAGAGAAAATAGAAAAAGAGTTATAAGCTATCTATATAAAAATAATATTAGGCAGTTAGAAGACGTTGCTAAATATATAATGAACTATCAGACAGACCCGGAAAAACTCTTAAAATCAATATCAATTTAA
- a CDS encoding type II secretion system F family protein: MDENLKEKIKRIKIKIDILLYKWGLKALDAKLMSEMKKMGEELGMKISEFYGIYIEPEDMLTLEKYKKYEFLLYEEEFIKKPAESLSNIFKNVKILSRNQLKYIGFENEIEYFKKVIIYMALVFIVLLFMGILDENIIGGLINGIIGSIIVLILSIFYPKLRLILFRGEIKLQVLFALLYMISILRAGASLPEVLERISKSNEYGIVAFETRTIIKDNISGYSLAEALERAKLRTEIPLLKKLYDQMIIGYNKGNLPLLLEKLYEDIVRESMVKLDSSKFMIQNLGNLVFGVGLILPFSGMILSTMIANQGFTGILNTLDLLLTKIGPLLTLIFGIFVKLKVE; the protein is encoded by the coding sequence ATGGATGAAAATTTGAAAGAGAAAATTAAAAGAATTAAAATAAAGATTGATATACTTTTATATAAATGGGGTCTTAAGGCATTAGATGCCAAACTAATGTCTGAAATGAAAAAAATGGGTGAAGAGTTAGGAATGAAAATTTCTGAGTTCTATGGCATATATATTGAACCTGAAGACATGTTAACTCTTGAAAAGTACAAAAAATATGAATTTTTGTTATATGAGGAGGAATTTATTAAAAAACCTGCAGAATCTCTATCAAATATTTTCAAAAACGTGAAAATTCTATCAAGAAACCAACTCAAATATATAGGATTTGAAAATGAAATAGAATATTTTAAAAAAGTAATTATTTATATGGCACTTGTTTTCATTGTTTTGTTATTTATGGGAATTTTAGATGAAAATATTATTGGTGGATTAATAAATGGAATCATTGGCTCAATTATTGTGTTAATATTGTCAATATTTTATCCAAAACTTAGGTTGATATTGTTTAGAGGAGAAATAAAGTTGCAGGTGCTATTTGCTCTACTGTATATGATATCCATACTTAGGGCAGGAGCTTCCCTTCCTGAAGTTCTTGAAAGGATATCCAAAAGTAATGAATACGGTATTGTAGCGTTTGAAACAAGAACCATAATTAAAGATAATATTTCTGGTTATAGTTTGGCTGAAGCGCTTGAAAGAGCTAAACTAAGAACTGAAATACCACTACTAAAAAAGTTATATGACCAAATGATTATAGGATATAATAAAGGTAATCTACCATTACTATTAGAAAAACTATATGAAGATATCGTTAGAGAATCTATGGTCAAATTAGATTCGTCTAAATTTATGATACAAAACTTAGGAAACTTGGTGTTCGGTGTAGGATTAATTCTTCCATTTAGTGGGATGATTTTATCAACCATGATAGCAAATCAAGGATTTACTGGGATATTAAATACATTAGACCTTCTATTAACAAAAATTGGTCCATTATTAACATTAATATTTGGAATCTTTGTTAAATTAAAGGTCGAATAA
- a CDS encoding type II secretion system F family protein, whose product MKKYLELIYYHTIKKNTIILKKLGRNIDDKKFILFLIFISVLSVIIGYYLNLTLKGIIILTTIYIGAAISLPSILYENKIEKLENNIPQALYIMILTLESGRSINEALDEVVKSNIKEVSNIFRKVLYLMEKQKISFEESMTVVSNLYDSKVLRMLTRIMIENRKYGGDLADSLKILAKTLEDFKLYKRQLLSVTAGGLAVGFIILCGVIPAVAGLLGAYLITISNMLSGMTPLPPVKPEDISRGLEIIQTGTAIIGALFAIPIFGLKIGRMFLISAITMTIGILAYYSILKIAPGFFT is encoded by the coding sequence ATGAAAAAATATCTCGAACTCATATATTATCATACCATTAAGAAAAATACTATAATTTTAAAAAAACTTGGAAGAAATATTGATGATAAAAAATTCATATTGTTTCTAATATTTATAAGTGTATTATCCGTTATAATTGGATATTATTTGAATTTAACTCTAAAGGGAATTATAATTTTAACCACTATATATATTGGAGCAGCAATATCTCTACCTTCAATACTCTACGAAAACAAAATAGAAAAACTTGAAAATAATATTCCACAAGCCCTCTATATTATGATATTAACTCTTGAATCTGGAAGGTCTATAAATGAGGCGTTAGATGAGGTTGTAAAAAGCAATATAAAAGAAGTCAGCAATATTTTTAGGAAAGTTCTCTATTTAATGGAAAAACAAAAAATAAGTTTTGAAGAATCTATGACAGTTGTATCTAATTTATATGATTCTAAAGTTTTAAGGATGTTAACAAGAATTATGATTGAGAATAGAAAATATGGAGGAGATTTAGCAGATTCCTTAAAAATTTTAGCTAAGACTCTTGAAGATTTTAAACTGTATAAAAGGCAGTTATTGAGTGTTACAGCTGGAGGTTTGGCAGTTGGTTTTATTATATTATGTGGTGTCATCCCAGCTGTCGCTGGATTGTTGGGAGCTTATCTAATAACCATATCAAATATGCTAAGTGGAATGACCCCACTACCTCCAGTTAAACCAGAAGACATATCAAGAGGTTTAGAGATTATACAAACAGGGACAGCAATCATAGGGGCTCTATTTGCAATTCCAATATTTGGACTAAAAATTGGAAGGATGTTCTTAATCTCAGCTATAACTATGACTATTGGTATTTTAGCGTATTACTCAATTCTAAAAATCGCTCCTGGATTCTTTACTTAA
- a CDS encoding TIGR00295 family protein — MEFEKARSILKNLCPDNVVEHCLAVSEYAYELALAIRNNGYSVDVELVRLGGLLHDIGRSKTHGIEHGVVGAEILRELGFDEKLALIAERHIGAGITKEEAIELGLPPKDYVPITLEEKIVAHADNLIFGTKRVEIDDVIKKFEKKLGKNHPSIKRIILLNDEINNLLK; from the coding sequence ATGGAGTTTGAAAAAGCCCGATCTATTTTAAAAAATTTATGTCCTGATAATGTGGTAGAGCATTGTTTGGCAGTTTCAGAATATGCTTATGAATTGGCTTTAGCTATAAGAAACAATGGCTATAGTGTTGATGTTGAGCTTGTTAGATTGGGAGGTTTATTGCATGATATTGGAAGAAGTAAGACCCATGGTATAGAGCATGGAGTTGTAGGAGCTGAAATTTTAAGGGAGTTGGGTTTTGATGAGAAACTTGCATTGATAGCTGAGAGGCATATTGGAGCGGGAATAACAAAAGAGGAAGCTATAGAGCTTGGACTACCTCCAAAGGATTATGTGCCAATAACATTAGAAGAAAAGATTGTAGCTCATGCAGATAACTTAATATTTGGGACTAAAAGGGTAGAGATAGATGATGTTATAAAAAAATTTGAAAAGAAACTTGGCAAAAATCATCCTTCAATTAAGAGAATTATTCTACTGAATGATGAGATAAATAATCTTTTAAAATAA